The Methanolacinia paynteri genome includes a region encoding these proteins:
- a CDS encoding carbohydrate-binding domain-containing protein — translation MKLILPALVIAAVIILASAGCTGTGDSGSGTQAAATNGAAASSASVTTTASTLSTISVEYKNADLETDWEESDSTIITLNGDTVTIDGSGATADGSTVTITSEGTYVVSGTLDDGQIIVNAGDDDKVHLVLNGVDITCLTSAPIYVQNADKTTITLEDGTTNKITDGTSYIVDEEGEPNAAIFSKDDLTINGDGTLIVDANYNNGIQSKDDLKIVSGTITVTAVNDGIKGKDSVAIKDGIITIDAEGDGIQSTNDEDTEKGYVVIEGGTINITAGTDGIQAETTVEITGGDITITSGGGSSNASSNSGGNWGSWGMQSTTTSTDSDTSDSAKGIKGVTGVIISGGTIDIDSSDDSIHSNDAIRIDGGTITLSSGDDGVHADSSLEINDTDMEITKSYEGLESAIITINGGDISITASDDGINVAGGNDGSSVNGRAGQNEFAAVDGLSLTINGGYIYVDADGDGLDSNGDMYITGGKTIVNGPTNSGNGPLDYNGEFVMTGGYLLAVGSSGMAQAPSSSSTVNSVMITYSSSQSAGTLVHIESE, via the coding sequence ATGAAACTGATATTACCGGCACTGGTAATTGCAGCCGTGATCATTCTCGCCTCGGCGGGATGCACAGGTACCGGTGATTCCGGTTCCGGCACCCAGGCGGCGGCCACAAACGGAGCGGCTGCTTCTTCCGCGTCGGTTACAACAACAGCCTCGACACTCAGCACAATATCCGTAGAATACAAGAATGCGGATCTCGAGACTGACTGGGAAGAGTCGGACTCGACCATCATCACCCTGAACGGTGATACCGTTACGATTGACGGATCAGGTGCAACAGCCGACGGGAGCACGGTGACGATCACATCCGAAGGGACATATGTAGTCAGCGGAACACTCGACGATGGACAGATCATAGTGAATGCGGGAGACGACGACAAGGTTCATCTCGTACTAAACGGGGTGGACATCACCTGCCTGACAAGTGCACCGATATACGTTCAGAATGCCGACAAGACTACAATTACTCTCGAAGACGGAACCACAAACAAAATCACCGACGGAACATCCTACATCGTCGATGAAGAGGGAGAGCCGAACGCCGCAATCTTCAGCAAGGACGATCTCACGATCAACGGCGACGGAACACTCATTGTGGATGCGAACTACAACAACGGTATCCAGAGCAAGGACGACCTGAAGATCGTCTCAGGAACGATCACCGTTACTGCAGTAAACGACGGCATCAAAGGTAAGGACTCGGTCGCGATTAAGGACGGAATCATAACAATAGATGCTGAGGGAGACGGAATTCAGTCCACAAACGACGAAGACACAGAGAAGGGTTATGTCGTAATCGAGGGCGGAACCATAAATATCACTGCAGGAACTGACGGAATCCAGGCTGAGACCACAGTCGAGATCACGGGTGGAGATATTACGATAACGTCCGGCGGCGGAAGTTCCAACGCCAGCAGCAACAGTGGCGGAAACTGGGGCAGCTGGGGAATGCAGTCGACTACGACATCCACCGACAGCGACACCTCGGACAGCGCCAAGGGAATAAAGGGCGTTACCGGCGTGATAATCTCAGGCGGAACGATCGATATCGATTCCTCCGACGATTCGATACACTCGAACGATGCAATAAGAATAGACGGCGGAACGATCACTCTCTCGTCCGGCGACGACGGTGTCCATGCCGATTCATCTCTTGAGATAAACGATACGGACATGGAGATAACAAAGAGTTACGAAGGCCTTGAAAGTGCGATTATCACGATAAACGGCGGAGATATCAGCATCACCGCAAGCGACGACGGAATCAATGTCGCGGGCGGAAACGACGGATCGTCGGTCAACGGAAGAGCGGGCCAGAACGAGTTTGCAGCAGTCGACGGATTAAGCCTGACCATAAACGGCGGATACATCTACGTCGACGCTGACGGAGACGGGCTCGACTCCAACGGTGATATGTATATCACAGGCGGAAAGACGATCGTCAACGGTCCGACGAACAGCGGCAACGGCCCGCTGGACTATAACGGCGAATTCGTGATGACCGGAGGATACCTCCTTGCAGTGGGAAGTTCGGGAATGGCGCAGGCACCCTCTTCATCATCCACGGTAAACTCGGTGATGATAACCTACTCGTCATCGCAGTCCGCAGGAACACTGGTCCACATAGAATCTGAA
- a CDS encoding class I SAM-dependent methyltransferase — protein MNDFDKTTEESRSRWEANADCWDARMGDHSNHFHRNIIRPHTEELLDIRAGDLVLDIACGTGNFSERLVENGAEVVAFDYSEKMISHAKRRRRAHSNKIEFHVCDATKSEDLMTLKKDRPFDKAVANMAVMDISDIEPLFKAVFELLKPDGVFVFSLQHPCFVRPDGRYLSPSIYEGEAIRGQPVLQYYYHRPLQEILRLAFVNGFVVDGFFEVPDDDNEYPAAAIIRLRKN, from the coding sequence ATGAACGACTTCGACAAAACCACAGAGGAGAGCAGATCGCGGTGGGAGGCAAACGCTGACTGCTGGGATGCCAGGATGGGCGATCATTCGAATCATTTCCATCGCAATATTATAAGGCCGCATACGGAAGAGCTTCTCGATATCCGGGCAGGAGACCTCGTCCTCGACATCGCATGCGGAACAGGAAATTTCTCAGAACGCCTTGTAGAAAACGGTGCCGAAGTTGTCGCATTCGATTACAGCGAAAAGATGATCTCGCATGCTAAAAGACGCCGCCGGGCCCACTCAAATAAAATTGAATTTCATGTATGCGACGCCACAAAATCCGAAGATCTTATGACCTTAAAAAAGGACAGGCCGTTCGATAAAGCGGTCGCAAATATGGCGGTAATGGATATCTCCGATATAGAACCTTTATTCAAAGCAGTCTTCGAATTGCTGAAACCGGACGGAGTTTTCGTTTTTTCATTACAGCACCCGTGCTTTGTAAGGCCGGACGGCAGATACCTGTCGCCCTCAATCTATGAGGGTGAAGCGATCAGGGGGCAGCCGGTGCTCCAGTATTATTATCACAGGCCGCTGCAGGAAATTTTGCGGCTGGCTTTCGTAAACGGATTTGTTGTCGACGGGTTTTTTGAAGTGCCGGACGATGACAATGAGTACCCGGCAGCAGCGATCATCAGGCTGAGAAAAAACTGA
- a CDS encoding acetate--CoA ligase family protein: MSERMLSEAAGYQLLRDFGVPAPKFKIVKSAEEAAKAGAEIGYPVVMKIVSPQIVHKSDAGGVIVGVTGKDAARDAYNKIVESAKAYNPDAQIEGIIVEEMAKPGLELILGGKTDPAFGKVITFGMGGTLVELMKDVTLRILPVDEDDIRTMVTEINAYPLISGYRGMKPKDEEALVEIIKSVAKFFEESENVKEFDINPLRLYEEGACAVDARIIIDDDYKPPAKAERKTVPPEYFNPRSVAVIGASSDAKKMGYAVMHNLLHFPGQIYPVNNKRSEVQGLKAFPTVSSIPSPVDLAVITVPALQVPKIMQECGEKGIPLVVVITAGFKETGAEGKALEDRMLEIARSYNIRIVGPNCLGLIIPPRGLDTTYVHESPDSGGIAFISQSGAIINTVVDWSLKNDIGFSAVFSVGNQSDLDFIDYLRFVEQDKNTKAVILYVEQLTDGREFMEVVSEVAKKKPVIAIKSGSSSKGQAAASSHTGSLSGSYEVYMEAFRKSGVIPVRALRGAFEAAELLAAPASPTGALKGTKAIVITNAGGFAVLSSDYAEMYGINIIDLPKEIIEELNTFLPDYWSHANPLDLLGDASEKRFTQVFDVLARHSDLWDIAFVIGFPNLVLDSEHFAQAIVNFSEKTDNPVIGTLLGGECMEAGIKHLKESGIPNFDDLEQAYKVVGRVVWQRCRAKSIGLP, from the coding sequence ATGTCAGAGAGAATGTTAAGCGAGGCTGCGGGTTACCAGCTGCTCAGGGATTTCGGCGTACCTGCCCCCAAATTCAAGATTGTGAAGAGTGCAGAAGAAGCCGCAAAAGCAGGTGCCGAGATCGGCTACCCTGTCGTAATGAAGATTGTTTCCCCGCAGATCGTTCACAAGAGTGATGCCGGCGGTGTCATCGTGGGAGTTACCGGAAAGGACGCCGCACGGGATGCATATAATAAGATAGTCGAATCGGCAAAGGCCTACAACCCGGATGCCCAGATAGAGGGAATAATTGTTGAAGAGATGGCAAAACCGGGTCTGGAGCTGATTCTCGGCGGAAAGACCGACCCTGCATTCGGCAAGGTAATCACGTTCGGAATGGGCGGCACGCTTGTCGAACTCATGAAGGATGTCACCCTCCGAATACTCCCTGTAGACGAAGACGATATCAGGACGATGGTCACCGAGATCAATGCCTACCCCCTGATTTCTGGATACCGCGGAATGAAACCGAAGGACGAGGAAGCACTTGTCGAGATCATAAAATCGGTCGCGAAGTTCTTCGAAGAGAGCGAGAATGTAAAGGAGTTCGATATCAACCCGCTTCGTCTCTATGAAGAAGGGGCCTGTGCGGTCGATGCCAGGATAATCATCGATGACGACTATAAACCCCCGGCCAAGGCAGAGAGAAAGACGGTTCCGCCGGAGTATTTCAACCCGAGATCGGTCGCAGTCATTGGTGCTTCTTCCGATGCGAAGAAGATGGGATATGCGGTAATGCATAATCTCCTCCACTTCCCCGGTCAGATCTACCCGGTAAACAACAAGAGGAGCGAGGTCCAGGGTCTTAAGGCGTTCCCGACGGTGAGCTCGATTCCAAGTCCTGTCGATCTCGCCGTAATCACGGTCCCGGCCTTACAGGTCCCAAAGATCATGCAGGAATGCGGGGAGAAAGGTATTCCGCTCGTGGTCGTAATCACCGCCGGTTTCAAGGAGACTGGAGCAGAAGGAAAGGCGCTCGAAGACAGGATGCTTGAGATCGCCCGGAGCTACAATATAAGGATCGTCGGCCCGAACTGCCTCGGCCTGATCATTCCGCCACGCGGGCTTGATACGACATATGTTCACGAATCGCCGGACTCGGGTGGAATCGCGTTCATCTCACAGAGCGGTGCGATCATCAATACTGTCGTCGACTGGAGTCTGAAGAACGATATAGGATTCTCGGCTGTATTCTCGGTTGGAAACCAGTCGGATCTCGACTTCATCGATTACCTGAGATTCGTCGAGCAGGACAAAAACACCAAGGCGGTAATTCTGTACGTGGAACAGCTGACCGACGGACGCGAGTTCATGGAGGTTGTATCTGAGGTCGCGAAGAAGAAGCCTGTAATCGCTATCAAATCAGGTTCTTCATCGAAGGGCCAGGCCGCAGCTTCCTCGCATACAGGATCGCTCTCCGGTTCTTACGAAGTCTATATGGAAGCCTTCCGCAAGTCGGGCGTAATCCCGGTAAGGGCACTCAGGGGTGCATTCGAGGCCGCCGAGCTCCTCGCGGCACCCGCATCACCAACCGGAGCGCTCAAGGGAACAAAGGCAATCGTCATTACAAATGCGGGCGGTTTTGCCGTATTGTCCTCCGACTATGCAGAGATGTATGGAATCAACATCATCGATCTTCCGAAGGAGATTATCGAAGAGCTCAACACGTTCCTCCCAGACTACTGGAGTCATGCAAACCCGCTGGACCTTCTCGGCGATGCATCGGAGAAACGCTTCACCCAGGTATTCGATGTTCTTGCAAGACACTCAGATCTCTGGGACATTGCCTTCGTGATCGGCTTCCCGAACCTTGTTCTCGACTCCGAGCACTTTGCACAGGCGATCGTCAACTTTTCGGAGAAGACCGACAACCCGGTCATCGGCACGCTCCTCGGCGGAGAGTGCATGGAAGCGGGTATCAAACATCTCAAGGAATCCGGAATCCCCAACTTCGACGATCTCGAACAGGCATACAAGGTCGTCGGCCGTGTCGTCTGGCAGAGATGCAGGGCAAAGTCGATTGGTTTACCCTGA
- a CDS encoding RNA-binding domain-containing protein, translating to MDLEELIYLIQSGESEVLEFKESAGKNIHHEIAAFSNSDGGKIIVGVSDTGKIVGTDVKDAIEKVTSSVQSIIPPPAIKTQKISVDDKDLLVITVDKSSNLCSIGGIVYIRTGTGVRPLSLQEIVMLSSEMGTINWDEIPMLPKEDARSDYIDWFFERVKETRGKTIADDNRSRYLRSAGAIRNDKLTNAGILFFTEATENIAYAKIRKVGMSEDGPMWSEEYEGPVWKVIEEAYENLMRDIKKIDVVTGTRRIKVEEYPPRAIREALINAVCHRNYTISADVKILVYPDRFEIKNPGGLMPGVDIKDPEHIPRNPSLSNLLYDSGYIERYGFGIKMIEEEVENHPMCSVEFKAGPSTFSVIFRKTASSSIDDTDNQILKLINVPMKSGDIAARLKISKNTVLRRIEKLEKLGLAEKKGSGSHTYYTIKK from the coding sequence ATGGATCTGGAGGAGCTCATCTACTTAATACAATCCGGGGAATCCGAAGTTCTTGAATTCAAGGAATCGGCCGGAAAGAATATCCATCATGAAATCGCCGCCTTTTCCAACTCCGACGGCGGAAAGATAATCGTCGGAGTATCGGATACGGGAAAGATCGTCGGTACAGATGTAAAAGATGCGATCGAGAAAGTTACAAGCTCGGTTCAGTCGATAATACCTCCGCCGGCAATAAAGACACAGAAGATATCGGTAGATGACAAAGACCTCCTCGTAATCACCGTCGACAAAAGTTCCAACCTCTGCTCGATTGGCGGAATCGTATATATCAGAACAGGCACAGGAGTCAGGCCACTCTCACTCCAGGAGATTGTAATGCTCTCATCGGAGATGGGAACCATAAACTGGGACGAGATCCCCATGCTCCCAAAGGAAGACGCCCGCTCCGATTATATCGACTGGTTCTTTGAGAGGGTGAAGGAGACTAGGGGAAAAACAATCGCAGATGACAACAGATCCAGATATCTCAGGAGTGCCGGGGCTATAAGAAACGACAAACTCACAAACGCAGGAATATTGTTCTTCACTGAAGCTACCGAAAACATCGCCTATGCAAAGATAAGAAAAGTGGGCATGAGTGAAGACGGGCCCATGTGGAGCGAGGAGTATGAAGGGCCCGTGTGGAAGGTTATCGAAGAGGCATACGAAAACCTGATGAGAGATATCAAAAAGATCGATGTAGTCACGGGGACGAGGAGAATTAAAGTCGAGGAATATCCCCCGCGGGCGATTCGTGAAGCACTCATAAACGCCGTCTGCCACCGGAACTATACGATCAGTGCGGATGTGAAGATTCTCGTATATCCCGACAGGTTCGAGATCAAAAATCCCGGCGGCCTCATGCCCGGAGTGGATATCAAAGATCCCGAACACATCCCGAGAAATCCGTCATTGTCAAACCTCCTCTATGATTCGGGCTACATCGAACGATACGGATTCGGAATAAAGATGATCGAAGAGGAGGTTGAGAACCACCCGATGTGCTCGGTTGAATTTAAGGCGGGCCCCTCCACATTTTCAGTAATTTTCAGAAAAACAGCCTCTTCATCCATAGACGATACGGACAACCAGATCCTTAAACTGATAAATGTGCCGATGAAGAGCGGAGATATCGCAGCGAGACTGAAGATCTCCAAAAATACGGTTCTCAGGAGGATCGAAAAACTGGAAAAGCTCGGTCTTGCCGAGAAGAAAGGTTCGGGCTCACATACATATTATACAATCAAGAAGTAA
- a CDS encoding Fic family protein has product MSALADGEISSGNQRIILNIKHRQTFRDNYIHPFLSS; this is encoded by the coding sequence TTGTCAGCACTTGCCGACGGGGAGATATCTTCCGGGAATCAGCGAATAATTCTGAATATTAAGCACCGACAGACATTCAGGGACAATTACATACATCCTTTTTTATCCAGCTAA
- a CDS encoding GntP family permease has translation MDPVPVLIITLAYITILAFSRKVPTFLFLFTGAVLMGLLAGFGFEQVLTWAIEGMGNIFSSFAVIILSGIVIVRLLSDQGLLDIIISGLRFGIKDRGVNAGIIGYILSIPTTCCITTYLMIAPAMKKPGDKTPGSNRPLYLVAVGSIISYVLIFPTPATIPLLTGLAPDYPVFNFDAITIPLSFGILVIILLLSGFLYRKTKREPVESVPPEEKVPANIKIRAWAPFIVMFAAIPVGLFLLQLSHLILTQFIMLAGMITALALAPPDIRMKSFSKGAKFAGLILFDFCSAGAVGKVIVGSGIANGIMDSMIPVLPDILVPFIIAAVFATVQGSRVVTAVISSEIIATAGLAETLHPVPLILMISAGTCFISYLTDPYFWLVQRTTGDDITTVMKHYSLPLAVAAVIIFAVALLLTAFFFPYVENAALLAG, from the coding sequence ATGGACCCCGTTCCGGTTTTGATCATCACACTGGCATACATAACAATCCTCGCCTTTTCCAGGAAAGTACCTACATTCCTGTTCCTGTTCACAGGGGCCGTCCTTATGGGTCTTCTTGCGGGATTCGGATTCGAACAGGTTCTTACGTGGGCGATAGAAGGAATGGGGAATATCTTCTCTTCGTTTGCAGTTATCATACTGTCCGGAATCGTCATCGTGAGACTGCTGTCCGACCAGGGATTGCTGGATATAATAATCTCCGGATTGCGTTTCGGCATAAAAGATCGCGGTGTGAACGCCGGAATTATCGGCTACATCCTCTCGATCCCGACTACATGCTGCATCACCACTTACCTGATGATAGCCCCGGCGATGAAAAAACCGGGTGACAAAACTCCCGGATCAAACAGGCCCCTCTATCTTGTAGCGGTAGGCAGCATCATATCATATGTCCTGATATTTCCTACCCCTGCAACGATACCTCTCCTGACCGGTCTTGCGCCTGATTATCCGGTCTTTAATTTTGATGCAATAACAATCCCTCTCTCTTTCGGGATTCTCGTAATCATTCTGCTGCTCTCCGGTTTCCTGTACCGGAAGACAAAAAGAGAGCCGGTTGAATCCGTGCCGCCGGAAGAGAAGGTTCCTGCCAATATCAAGATCCGTGCATGGGCCCCTTTTATCGTAATGTTTGCAGCGATACCCGTGGGACTGTTTCTTCTGCAGCTTTCCCATCTTATCCTCACGCAATTCATAATGCTTGCCGGAATGATAACGGCACTTGCACTTGCCCCTCCTGATATCAGAATGAAAAGCTTTTCAAAAGGTGCCAAATTTGCAGGGTTGATCCTGTTTGATTTCTGTTCCGCGGGAGCGGTAGGGAAGGTGATAGTAGGTTCGGGTATAGCCAACGGCATAATGGATTCGATGATTCCTGTACTTCCTGATATCCTGGTTCCGTTCATAATCGCGGCAGTCTTCGCAACCGTTCAGGGGTCCAGGGTAGTGACCGCGGTGATCTCGTCTGAGATAATTGCCACCGCCGGGCTTGCAGAAACACTTCACCCGGTTCCGCTGATACTCATGATCTCGGCCGGAACGTGCTTCATCTCATACCTCACCGATCCGTACTTCTGGCTTGTGCAGAGAACCACAGGCGATGACATCACGACGGTGATGAAGCATTATTCCCTGCCGCTGGCAGTTGCAGCGGTTATCATATTCGCTGTCGCTCTTCTTCTTACGGCATTTTTCTTTCCTTATGTCGAGAACGCGGCTCTTTTAGCTGGATAA
- a CDS encoding AEC family transporter, with product MDFFEITNSIIILFIMMAIGYAAYRMKVIDRQGAKGLSSFLVNISLPCLIIVSMQIPLTDETFGSTIEMFGVAAVYYLISFAFAFAIPRFLSKDIHEIGVMKFMLVFSNLGFMGIPVTAAIFGTGAVFYTSLVMLPFGLLVFSAGILMLRPDMGKSLDPKLFLNSGILSSLIGLVFFFTGFSIPSPFIDVLQILGDLTTPLAMVVVGALLATLPISGMFGDLRIYFISFLRLIAIPVVVYLVLTPFVKDPLFIGIAVLLASMPVAANSVLLAEEYDVDSTLASKGVFISTMLSLITVPVVAVLLISV from the coding sequence ATGGATTTCTTTGAGATAACAAACAGTATCATAATACTTTTTATAATGATGGCGATAGGCTATGCGGCCTACAGGATGAAGGTGATCGACAGGCAGGGTGCGAAGGGCCTTTCGAGTTTTCTGGTAAACATCTCTCTTCCGTGCCTGATTATAGTCTCAATGCAGATCCCCCTGACCGATGAGACCTTCGGCAGTACTATCGAGATGTTTGGGGTAGCGGCGGTCTATTACCTGATCTCATTCGCCTTCGCATTTGCGATTCCCCGTTTTCTCTCAAAGGACATCCACGAGATCGGTGTGATGAAGTTCATGCTGGTCTTTTCCAATCTCGGGTTTATGGGAATTCCGGTTACAGCCGCGATCTTCGGTACCGGTGCGGTGTTTTATACTTCTCTTGTAATGCTTCCGTTCGGTCTTCTCGTATTCTCTGCGGGAATCCTGATGCTGAGGCCGGACATGGGGAAATCTCTCGATCCGAAGCTGTTCCTGAATTCCGGAATATTGTCGTCGCTGATCGGCCTCGTATTCTTTTTCACCGGATTTTCGATACCGTCCCCGTTTATCGACGTTCTCCAGATCCTCGGGGACCTGACGACACCGCTTGCGATGGTCGTCGTCGGTGCACTTCTTGCCACTCTTCCTATCTCCGGGATGTTCGGCGATCTCAGGATCTATTTCATAAGTTTCCTTAGGCTTATTGCAATTCCGGTCGTCGTCTATCTCGTTCTGACGCCGTTCGTGAAAGACCCGCTCTTTATCGGGATTGCGGTTCTCTTGGCATCGATGCCCGTCGCCGCTAATTCCGTTCTCCTGGCCGAAGAGTATGACGTCGATTCGACCCTTGCCTCGAAGGGTGTTTTCATCTCGACAATGCTGAGCCTGATCACTGTTCCGGTCGTTGCCGTTCTTTTGATTTCTGTTTGA